The proteins below come from a single Vicinamibacterales bacterium genomic window:
- a CDS encoding ABC transporter permease: protein MSILMTFRIALKALNRNKMRTALTMLGMIIGVGAVITMVALGNGAQQSIEQQIQSAGTNVVMVNAGNWTVGGVRQGQGQSNTLTPEDATAIRNEIQGIQYLAAGVSQGAQIVAGNQNWFSQVQGTDVDLPMIRSWLVETGVFFTPADVNSSAKVAVLGATVRNMLFGEGVDPIGQIIRIRNQPFKVIGVMASKGQSAMGQDQDDTIFAPYTTVQKKMRGITYIQNMTVSAASADNIKKVAEDISALLRVRHKIQPGDNDDFMVRTLEDIAAVRTEATKTMTALLASIAGVSLLVGGIGIMNIMLVSVTERTREIGLRLAIGARGRDVLMQFLVEAVVLSLLGGLIGIGLGYGLSRSLTQFLQWPTYVSPDAVAVAFGFAAATGIFFGFYPARKASALDPIEALRYE from the coding sequence ATGTCGATACTGATGACGTTCCGGATCGCCCTGAAGGCGCTCAACCGGAACAAGATGCGCACGGCGCTCACGATGCTGGGCATGATCATCGGCGTTGGCGCCGTCATCACGATGGTAGCGCTCGGCAACGGCGCCCAGCAATCGATCGAACAGCAGATTCAGTCGGCAGGTACCAACGTCGTCATGGTGAACGCCGGCAACTGGACCGTCGGCGGCGTGCGCCAGGGCCAGGGCCAGTCGAACACGCTCACGCCGGAGGATGCCACCGCGATCCGCAACGAGATCCAGGGCATCCAGTACCTGGCCGCAGGCGTGTCGCAGGGCGCGCAAATCGTGGCCGGCAACCAGAATTGGTTCAGCCAGGTACAGGGCACCGACGTCGACCTGCCGATGATTCGATCGTGGCTGGTGGAAACCGGGGTGTTCTTCACGCCGGCTGACGTCAACAGCTCGGCGAAGGTGGCCGTTCTCGGCGCGACGGTCCGCAACATGCTATTCGGTGAAGGCGTCGACCCGATTGGCCAGATCATCAGAATTCGCAACCAGCCTTTCAAGGTGATCGGCGTGATGGCCAGCAAGGGCCAGTCGGCGATGGGGCAGGACCAGGACGACACGATCTTCGCGCCCTACACCACGGTGCAGAAGAAGATGCGCGGCATCACCTACATCCAGAACATGACGGTGTCGGCGGCGTCGGCGGACAACATCAAGAAGGTCGCCGAAGACATCAGCGCCCTGCTGCGCGTTCGCCACAAGATCCAGCCGGGCGACAACGACGACTTCATGGTCCGCACACTCGAGGACATTGCCGCGGTCCGCACCGAGGCCACCAAGACGATGACGGCGCTGCTCGCGTCGATTGCGGGCGTGTCGCTGCTCGTCGGCGGCATCGGCATCATGAACATCATGCTGGTGTCGGTCACCGAGCGAACACGCGAAATCGGACTCCGGCTCGCCATCGGCGCCCGTGGGCGCGACGTGCTGATGCAGTTTCTCGTGGAGGCCGTTGTCCTGAGCCTGCTGGGCGGGTTGATTGGCATCGGCCTGGGTTACGGTCTCTCGCGGAGCCTGACCCAGTTCCTCCAGTGGCCGACCTATGTCTCGCCCGACGCCGTGGCCGTCGCGTTCGGATTCGCCGCGGCCACCGGCATCTTCTTCGGGTTCTATCCGGCGCGGAAGGCCTCGGCCCTCGACCCGATTGAGGCGCTGAGATACGAGTAG
- a CDS encoding ABC transporter ATP-binding protein — translation MSVISVRDLKRSYVVGEVEVRALRGVSLDVERGEFLAVTGPSGSGKSTFMHILGCLDRPTSGQYFLDGKDVSRLSRNDLARIRNHQIGFVFQGFNLLSRTSALENIELPLLYNGVSSRGSERRRRALEALKLVGLADRSHHYPNQLSGGQQQRVAIARALINNPSILLADEPTGNLDTRTSVEVMDVFQKLNAERGITVLLITHERDIAEYGTRVVMFRDGHIVSDEKITKRRMAVDELAALPPVTV, via the coding sequence ATGTCAGTCATCTCCGTTCGCGATTTGAAGCGAAGCTACGTCGTCGGCGAGGTGGAAGTCCGCGCGTTGCGGGGCGTGAGCCTCGACGTCGAGCGCGGTGAGTTCCTCGCCGTGACCGGGCCCTCGGGCTCCGGCAAGTCGACGTTCATGCACATCCTGGGCTGCCTCGACCGTCCGACGTCCGGGCAGTACTTTCTCGATGGCAAGGACGTCTCGCGGCTGTCACGCAACGACCTGGCCCGCATCCGGAATCACCAGATCGGATTCGTGTTCCAGGGTTTCAACCTGCTCTCGCGGACGTCGGCGCTCGAGAACATCGAGCTCCCGCTGCTGTACAACGGTGTGTCCTCGAGGGGTTCGGAGCGGAGGCGGCGGGCACTCGAGGCGTTGAAACTGGTCGGCCTCGCGGATCGTTCACACCACTACCCGAACCAGTTGTCGGGCGGGCAGCAGCAGCGCGTGGCGATCGCGCGGGCGCTCATCAACAACCCGTCCATCCTGCTGGCCGACGAGCCGACCGGCAACCTCGACACGCGGACGTCGGTCGAAGTCATGGATGTCTTCCAGAAACTGAACGCGGAGCGTGGCATCACGGTGCTGCTGATCACGCACGAGCGAGACATCGCCGAGTACGGCACGCGCGTAGTGATGTTCAGGGACGGACACATCGTCTCCGACGAGAAGATCACCAAGCGGCGCATGGCGGTGGACGAACTCGCGGCCCTGCCTCCGGTGACGGTGTAG
- a CDS encoding efflux RND transporter periplasmic adaptor subunit, whose translation MKKTIITLVVIAAIAASVGGYYYTRPGPEPKISTAAVSKGDIIESVGATGTLDAVTSVNVGSQVSGIIKELGADFNSIVKKGQVILRIDPDAIQTQIEQSKANLTRAQADVERLKVSVDDARVKLKRTKELFAKNLVTQSDLDTADVNLKSAEAQMRSSQASLQQAQAQLNQQDVNLAHTVILAPIDGIVVQRAVDVGQTVQANFQSPTLFIIAADLTKMKCTANIDESDVGRIRPGQHVHFRVDAYANEEFGGTVVQVRLQPIVVQNVVTYGTVIEVPNPDLKLKPGMTANVQIEIAKKTDVVRVPNAAIRFRPTTDVFQALNQEVPPELLRGAGRLAGGPGATSGGPNQTTAGATGSGPAAQPGTNPARGQNARSAQPATAAAPLPTPSQAPVAGTPAHPIERGGGDRPQGADRPRGDGARGPGGGGGPMDPERRARFMERLQSMSPDERQQMLARMKERGMDVSAFQQAGATATPTAKKAADAAPMNTKGAQTIDSLFGPLPPRISSGRAWTWTAGTKQLKSVRLRLGITDGQYTELLEGELQPGQELVTGIVIGNESANRPGASNTSSPLMQQRGPMGRPGGGPH comes from the coding sequence ATGAAAAAGACAATCATCACCCTGGTTGTGATTGCGGCGATTGCCGCCAGCGTGGGGGGGTACTACTACACGCGACCGGGCCCCGAGCCGAAGATTTCCACTGCGGCGGTCAGCAAGGGGGACATCATCGAGAGCGTTGGCGCGACGGGGACCCTCGACGCGGTGACATCGGTGAACGTGGGTTCCCAGGTGTCTGGAATCATCAAGGAGCTGGGGGCGGATTTCAACTCGATCGTGAAGAAGGGCCAGGTCATCCTTCGGATCGACCCGGACGCCATCCAGACCCAGATCGAACAGTCGAAGGCCAACCTGACGCGGGCGCAGGCCGATGTCGAACGGCTGAAGGTGTCGGTGGACGACGCGCGGGTGAAGCTGAAGCGTACGAAGGAACTGTTCGCGAAGAACCTGGTAACGCAGAGCGACCTCGACACGGCCGATGTCAACCTGAAGTCGGCGGAGGCGCAGATGCGATCGTCGCAGGCCTCACTGCAGCAGGCCCAGGCGCAGCTCAACCAGCAGGACGTGAACCTGGCACATACGGTCATCCTGGCGCCGATTGACGGGATCGTGGTTCAGCGTGCGGTCGACGTCGGGCAGACGGTGCAGGCCAACTTCCAGTCGCCGACGCTGTTCATCATCGCCGCCGACCTCACGAAGATGAAGTGCACGGCGAACATCGATGAGTCGGACGTCGGCCGGATACGTCCCGGTCAGCACGTCCACTTCCGCGTGGATGCGTACGCGAACGAGGAGTTCGGCGGCACGGTCGTGCAGGTGCGGCTCCAGCCGATCGTCGTGCAGAACGTCGTCACGTACGGGACGGTGATCGAGGTCCCCAACCCGGATTTGAAGCTGAAGCCGGGTATGACCGCGAACGTGCAGATTGAGATCGCGAAGAAGACGGACGTCGTGCGCGTGCCGAACGCGGCCATCAGGTTCCGTCCGACCACCGACGTGTTCCAGGCGCTGAACCAGGAGGTGCCACCGGAACTGCTGCGCGGCGCGGGTCGCCTGGCCGGTGGCCCCGGCGCGACGTCCGGCGGCCCCAACCAGACCACTGCCGGCGCCACGGGCTCCGGTCCGGCAGCGCAGCCTGGCACCAACCCGGCCCGCGGCCAGAACGCCCGGTCCGCACAGCCGGCAACGGCCGCCGCGCCCCTACCGACGCCCAGTCAGGCGCCGGTCGCCGGAACGCCCGCACACCCGATCGAACGCGGCGGCGGCGATCGGCCGCAGGGCGCCGACCGCCCGCGAGGCGACGGCGCGCGCGGACCCGGGGGCGGAGGCGGCCCGATGGATCCCGAGCGGCGGGCACGGTTCATGGAGCGGCTGCAGTCGATGTCGCCCGACGAACGCCAGCAGATGCTCGCGCGGATGAAGGAACGCGGCATGGACGTGTCGGCCTTCCAGCAGGCGGGCGCCACCGCGACGCCAACCGCGAAGAAGGCCGCGGACGCGGCACCAATGAACACCAAGGGCGCCCAGACCATCGACTCGCTCTTCGGACCGCTGCCTCCGCGGATCTCGTCCGGCCGCGCCTGGACGTGGACCGCTGGAACCAAGCAACTGAAGTCCGTCCGCCTGCGCCTGGGCATCACCGACGGTCAGTACACGGAACTGCTAGAAGGCGAACTCCAGCCGGGCCAGGAACTGGTGACCGGCATTGTCATCGGCAATGAGAGTGCGAACAGACCGGGCGCGTCCAATACCTCCTCGCCGCTCATGCAGCAGCGCGGACCGATGGGACGGCCGGGCGGCGGGCCTCACTAG
- a CDS encoding TolC family protein yields the protein MKTLFSPIRTVCLASMAVLAAIGAARAQAVPEARVQELIAQAKAQVMAQQRTPAQMSAAEARAFPLTMEEAVKRALDQNIDLVVERLNPQLQDLALAQVLGAYRPTLNGTFGDNWNRSQGTSQLSGGQNIEVGNYLYNASVQQSLPWFGSAVSLGWTNTRTESTSNNATINPQYRTGLTASLTQPFMRNFKIDNTRQQLATTTISRENADVNLRALVINTVANTRNAYWDLVYAIQAVDVARTSLRLAEKLVEDNKTRVEIGTMAPIDVVSAQAEAATRRQALVQVEANRQTAELALKRLIVGGTSDALWNVLLNPTDRPATGAGEKVDLEGAVRTALEKRTDLIVARKSLQSNDISIRYLRNQMLPGLDLTATYGASGTGGTQLIRNSQLGGQVVNTVPGGYTDALSFLGKNSFPNWNVQLTFSYPIGRSSADVSYARAKVQYSQAQAQLRSLELQVATDVTNAALTVQSNYQQVQAAGAARELAQKKLEAEQSKFEVGMSTNYFVVQAQRDLSDSQNSELRAILNYRKSLVDYQRVQETSSSSRGSGASGISTGGGTTTTSGSSGSRTGGSGSSTGGL from the coding sequence GTGAAGACGTTGTTCAGCCCGATCAGAACTGTGTGCTTGGCGTCGATGGCCGTGCTGGCTGCGATCGGCGCGGCGCGCGCCCAGGCGGTCCCTGAGGCGAGGGTGCAGGAACTCATCGCCCAAGCCAAGGCGCAGGTGATGGCGCAGCAGCGGACGCCCGCGCAGATGTCCGCCGCGGAAGCCCGTGCGTTTCCCCTCACGATGGAAGAGGCGGTCAAGCGCGCCCTCGACCAGAACATCGATCTCGTGGTCGAACGGCTGAACCCACAACTGCAGGATCTCGCGCTTGCGCAGGTGCTCGGCGCCTACCGTCCGACGCTCAACGGGACCTTTGGCGACAACTGGAACCGGTCGCAGGGAACCTCACAGTTGAGCGGCGGGCAGAACATCGAAGTCGGCAACTACCTCTACAACGCGAGCGTCCAGCAGAGCCTCCCGTGGTTCGGCAGCGCGGTCAGCCTCGGGTGGACGAACACGCGCACGGAGTCGACGAGCAACAACGCCACCATCAATCCCCAGTACCGGACAGGGCTGACGGCGTCGCTCACCCAGCCGTTCATGCGGAATTTCAAGATCGACAACACGCGGCAGCAGTTGGCGACGACGACGATCAGCCGCGAGAACGCGGACGTCAACCTGCGGGCGCTCGTCATCAATACCGTCGCCAACACGCGGAATGCCTACTGGGATCTGGTCTACGCCATCCAGGCGGTCGACGTGGCGAGAACCTCGCTGCGACTGGCCGAGAAGCTCGTCGAGGACAACAAGACCCGGGTCGAGATCGGGACGATGGCGCCAATCGACGTCGTGTCGGCGCAGGCCGAGGCGGCAACGAGGCGTCAGGCGCTCGTGCAGGTCGAGGCGAACCGCCAGACGGCGGAACTCGCGCTCAAGCGCCTGATCGTGGGTGGCACGAGCGATGCCCTCTGGAATGTCCTGCTCAACCCGACGGACCGACCGGCGACCGGGGCCGGCGAGAAGGTCGACCTCGAAGGCGCCGTGAGGACGGCGCTCGAGAAGCGGACGGACCTGATCGTGGCGCGCAAGAGCCTCCAGAGCAACGACATCAGCATCCGGTACCTGCGCAACCAGATGCTGCCCGGGCTGGATCTGACCGCCACGTACGGGGCATCCGGCACGGGCGGCACACAGCTCATCAGGAATTCGCAACTCGGCGGCCAGGTCGTGAACACGGTCCCCGGCGGCTACACCGACGCCCTGTCATTCCTCGGCAAGAACAGCTTCCCGAACTGGAACGTCCAGTTGACCTTCTCGTACCCGATCGGCCGCAGTTCGGCGGATGTGAGCTATGCGCGGGCGAAGGTGCAGTACTCGCAGGCCCAGGCGCAGCTCCGCTCGCTCGAACTCCAGGTGGCCACCGACGTGACGAATGCGGCGCTGACGGTGCAGAGCAACTACCAGCAGGTGCAAGCGGCCGGCGCGGCGCGCGAGCTCGCGCAGAAGAAGCTCGAGGCCGAGCAGAGCAAGTTCGAGGTCGGCATGTCGACGAACTACTTCGTCGTGCAGGCCCAGCGCGACCTGTCGGATTCGCAGAACAGCGAACTGCGCGCCATCCTCAACTATCGCAAGTCGCTCGTCGACTACCAGCGCGTGCAGGAAACGTCGTCGTCCTCGCGTGGCTCCGGCGCCAGCGGCATCAGCACCGGCGGCGGCACCACGACGACGAGTGGCAGCAGCGGCTCGAGGACCGGCGGTTCCGGCTCGAGCACCGGTGGACTCTAG
- a CDS encoding Spy/CpxP family protein refolding chaperone, protein MRATRTVFLMILLATASAASAAGLPRHDFQRPQQAGQRDPQLPAHRGPRMKWWQDERYKSELRLTADQSARIEEVFQSSYPKQEDLFKDFSRREEQLSNLIAGQDVTEAEVIKQADQLEAVRASLGKARILMLYRMRRVLSPDQRQRLLKMQKEDERQRSSERDGRR, encoded by the coding sequence ATGAGGGCAACGAGAACAGTGTTCCTGATGATCCTGCTGGCGACGGCGTCGGCGGCGTCGGCTGCGGGGTTGCCGCGGCACGACTTCCAGCGACCGCAACAGGCGGGTCAACGCGACCCGCAGCTGCCGGCGCACCGGGGTCCGCGGATGAAGTGGTGGCAGGACGAGCGCTACAAGAGCGAGCTTCGTCTCACCGCAGACCAATCCGCACGGATCGAGGAAGTCTTCCAGTCGTCCTACCCCAAGCAGGAAGATCTCTTCAAGGATTTCAGCCGCCGGGAAGAGCAACTCTCCAACCTGATCGCCGGCCAGGATGTCACCGAGGCGGAAGTCATCAAGCAGGCGGACCAACTGGAGGCCGTGCGCGCGTCGCTCGGCAAGGCCCGTATCCTGATGCTCTACCGGATGCGGCGTGTCCTGTCGCCGGACCAGCGGCAGAGACTGTTGAAGATGCAGAAAGAAGATGAGCGCCAGCGATCGTCGGAACGAGACGGCCGACGATAA
- a CDS encoding 4-hydroxy-3-methylbut-2-enyl diphosphate reductase: protein MPQLIYRKGFALEQAVAGALDADYHSTLIQQIKDGSFSYRQGRIIVHLAREFGFCYGVDRAVDYAYQARRRFPDQTVYLTGEIIHNPHVNDKLRSLGIRFLSDAGQDVSRLGAEDVVIIPAFGVTVRTLEQMQRQGCTLVDTTCGSVLNVWKNVRQYARDGYTAVIHGKIHHEETQATASQALQHPDGRYLVVLNRAEALEVCNFIRNPDDSAAFLARFGSAASEAFDPDRDLGHIGLANQTTMLMSESLEIAEMFRHAMRDRYGEACVQERFRAFETICSATQDRQDAVVALLDQQPLDLMLVIGGYNSSNTCNLARICANRLPTFHIAEVNCLVSAARIRHRRVGGTTEIDEDGWLPASGPVVVGVTAGASTPDNIVGQAIERLAALANGPTEV from the coding sequence ATGCCCCAACTCATCTACCGCAAGGGCTTTGCCCTCGAGCAGGCCGTTGCCGGCGCCCTCGACGCCGACTACCACAGCACGCTCATCCAGCAGATCAAGGACGGCAGCTTCAGCTACCGCCAAGGGCGCATCATCGTGCACCTGGCCCGCGAGTTCGGATTCTGCTACGGCGTGGACCGGGCGGTGGACTACGCCTACCAGGCGCGGCGGCGTTTCCCGGACCAGACGGTCTATCTGACGGGCGAGATCATCCACAACCCCCACGTCAACGACAAGCTGCGTTCCCTCGGCATCCGCTTCCTGTCCGACGCGGGGCAGGACGTCAGTCGCCTCGGCGCGGAAGACGTCGTCATCATCCCGGCCTTCGGCGTCACGGTGCGGACGCTCGAGCAGATGCAGCGGCAGGGCTGCACGCTGGTGGACACGACATGCGGGTCCGTGTTGAACGTCTGGAAGAACGTCCGTCAGTACGCCCGTGACGGCTACACAGCAGTCATCCACGGGAAGATCCATCACGAGGAGACCCAGGCGACCGCCTCGCAGGCGCTGCAGCACCCCGATGGTCGCTATCTGGTCGTCCTCAATCGCGCGGAAGCCTTGGAGGTCTGCAACTTCATTCGAAACCCGGACGATTCGGCGGCGTTCCTGGCTCGCTTCGGCAGTGCGGCGTCCGAGGCATTCGATCCAGACCGGGATCTCGGGCACATTGGCCTCGCCAACCAGACGACGATGCTGATGTCCGAATCGCTCGAGATCGCGGAGATGTTCCGCCACGCGATGCGCGACCGGTACGGCGAGGCGTGCGTGCAGGAACGATTTCGAGCCTTCGAGACGATTTGCAGCGCCACGCAGGACCGGCAGGACGCGGTCGTTGCCCTTCTCGACCAACAACCGCTCGATCTCATGCTGGTCATTGGCGGCTACAACAGCAGCAACACCTGCAACCTGGCGCGCATCTGCGCGAATCGCCTTCCCACCTTCCACATCGCGGAGGTGAACTGCCTGGTGTCCGCGGCCAGGATTCGGCACCGGCGCGTAGGCGGAACGACCGAAATCGACGAGGACGGGTGGCTGCCAGCCTCCGGCCCCGTTGTTGTCGGTGTCACTGCCGGTGCATCGACGCCAGACAACATCGTCGGGCAGGCCATCGAGCGTCTGGCAGCACTCGCCAACGGCCCGACAGAGGTCTGA
- a CDS encoding RNA polymerase sigma factor: MPDVRMLQFARDAERQDGPTDELQVSLPELARPDEDSRIAAEVKALVGRAEFGAARERFAALVARQQRRASRIAYHFLRDAADADEAVQDAFFKVFSHIESFREELPFEVWFTRILINGCLDRQKARQRRLRWIVSSIDGDMGERSRIDSTPGLGPSPEERLLLRERRTQIASAVSRLPDRQRTIFLLCHYEGCSSKEVSTITGLNESTVRVHLFRAVRKLRALLGGNL; this comes from the coding sequence ATGCCAGACGTCCGGATGCTCCAGTTCGCTCGCGACGCCGAACGGCAGGACGGTCCGACCGACGAACTGCAGGTGTCGCTGCCCGAACTCGCCAGGCCCGATGAGGACTCGCGGATTGCCGCTGAGGTCAAGGCGCTCGTCGGGCGTGCCGAATTCGGGGCCGCGCGCGAACGGTTCGCGGCACTCGTGGCGCGGCAGCAGCGTCGGGCATCCCGTATCGCCTACCATTTCCTGCGCGACGCGGCCGACGCGGACGAAGCGGTGCAGGACGCCTTTTTCAAGGTATTCTCGCACATCGAGTCGTTTCGGGAGGAGTTGCCGTTCGAGGTGTGGTTCACCCGCATCCTGATCAACGGATGCCTCGATCGTCAGAAGGCCCGACAGCGCCGGTTGCGATGGATCGTGTCGTCGATCGACGGCGACATGGGCGAGCGGTCCCGGATCGATTCCACACCCGGCCTGGGCCCGTCGCCCGAGGAACGGTTGCTGTTGCGGGAACGCCGCACGCAGATTGCATCGGCAGTGAGCCGGCTGCCCGACCGTCAACGGACCATCTTCCTCCTGTGTCACTACGAGGGATGTTCGTCGAAGGAGGTCAGCACGATTACCGGGCTCAACGAATCCACCGTGCGGGTGCATCTGTTCCGTGCGGTTCGCAAACTGCGTGCGCTACTCGGAGGAAACCTGTGA
- a CDS encoding Hpt domain-containing protein, which produces MMPEPDDEMAALLASMRVEFLETATDRVATIRAEADRLAIAAEPIPGLTTLIREAHTLKGGGATFGFPSLTDAGGEVETQARILAAAGTPLPPVEPLHAAVAVLEATLASLKV; this is translated from the coding sequence ATGATGCCAGAACCCGACGACGAGATGGCCGCGCTACTGGCCTCGATGCGGGTCGAATTCCTGGAGACGGCGACCGACCGGGTGGCCACCATCCGCGCCGAAGCGGACCGGCTGGCAATCGCGGCAGAGCCGATCCCAGGGCTCACCACGCTCATCCGTGAGGCGCATACGCTCAAAGGTGGCGGGGCGACATTTGGTTTTCCTTCGCTCACCGACGCCGGCGGCGAAGTCGAGACCCAGGCCAGGATCCTCGCGGCCGCCGGCACGCCGCTGCCGCCGGTCGAACCCCTCCACGCTGCGGTGGCTGTGCTCGAGGCAACACTGGCCTCGCTGAAGGTCTGA